The proteins below come from a single Thermopolyspora flexuosa genomic window:
- a CDS encoding serine/threonine-protein kinase, whose product MDTWVVPGYREERVLGAGDTGRVVLATYLPNGAYVAIKYLNDALCRDPEFLAAFRAEARTLVELDHPHIVRLYEYVETPAGAAVVMELIDGISLRRLLDEHGPLVPEASLVVLKASLLALSAAHATGIVHRDPKPENVLVQADGTTKLTDFGVAARTPGPGRHAGTPAYLAPEQWDGARATPATDLYAATCVFFECLTGHRPYLDEHPPALMRKHKSGPIPLLQVPAAVRPLVARGMAKNPADRPTTARAFLAEVEATALEAYGPEWEQRGRRHLADLATRLALLFPLAVPPSHATGATAWPGRRAQAGGRLLGRLREPGPRAAIGAGTLAAAITLALLLSVLRPNVVLGGDGPPRSTITPTQVARPSPGGATGQSRGRPPALVPTTSAPARATEAPRTRSPVPATRTGPTATSGTDRTGTPTLTPGGTATPQRPPTPTATSPTPTPSPPPSATPTPTPTPSATPTETTTETPTAAPPTTPGPSPPETPAPDEPTDDYDSSPPPSESPPPESPPPEPSPSASITSSPSLPPPEVTPWEGVVESLRILRFDGTTVTARVGVAGSGPVTLSVRFAQGHTAGSLSPVGPARAHTLTGRAVHTVTTRANLATPGCDTRLVRRVTVATRPAAPGGARSALAVVSGPPCPPPRMSIPSFWNVTTGRAR is encoded by the coding sequence ATGGACACCTGGGTGGTTCCCGGATATCGGGAGGAGCGCGTGCTCGGCGCGGGGGACACCGGGCGCGTGGTTCTGGCCACTTACCTGCCCAACGGGGCTTACGTTGCCATCAAGTATCTGAACGACGCGCTGTGCCGGGACCCGGAGTTCCTCGCCGCGTTCCGGGCCGAGGCCCGGACGCTGGTGGAGCTCGACCATCCCCATATCGTCCGGCTCTACGAGTACGTCGAGACGCCGGCGGGCGCCGCCGTCGTCATGGAGCTGATCGACGGCATATCGCTGCGCAGGCTGCTCGACGAGCACGGGCCGCTCGTCCCCGAGGCCTCCCTCGTCGTCCTCAAGGCGTCCCTGCTCGCGCTGTCGGCGGCGCACGCGACCGGCATCGTGCACCGGGACCCCAAGCCGGAGAACGTGCTGGTGCAGGCCGACGGCACGACGAAGCTGACCGACTTCGGCGTGGCCGCGCGCACCCCCGGGCCGGGCCGCCACGCGGGCACGCCCGCCTACCTCGCCCCCGAGCAGTGGGACGGCGCCCGCGCCACGCCGGCCACCGACCTGTACGCAGCCACGTGCGTGTTCTTCGAGTGCCTCACCGGGCATCGGCCGTACCTGGACGAGCACCCGCCCGCGCTGATGCGCAAGCACAAGAGCGGCCCGATCCCCCTGCTGCAGGTCCCGGCCGCGGTGCGCCCCCTCGTGGCGCGGGGCATGGCGAAGAACCCGGCCGACCGGCCGACGACCGCGCGGGCCTTCCTCGCCGAGGTGGAGGCGACCGCGCTCGAGGCGTACGGGCCGGAGTGGGAGCAGCGCGGGCGGCGGCACCTGGCGGATCTCGCCACGCGGCTGGCGCTGCTGTTCCCGCTCGCCGTCCCGCCGTCCCACGCCACCGGCGCGACCGCGTGGCCGGGCCGGCGAGCCCAGGCCGGTGGCCGCCTGCTGGGCAGGCTGCGGGAGCCCGGGCCGCGCGCCGCGATCGGGGCGGGCACGCTCGCCGCCGCGATCACCCTGGCACTGCTGCTCAGCGTGCTGCGGCCGAACGTCGTGCTCGGCGGCGACGGGCCGCCGCGGTCGACGATCACGCCGACGCAGGTCGCCCGGCCGTCACCCGGCGGCGCCACCGGCCAGTCCCGGGGCCGGCCGCCCGCCCTCGTCCCGACGACCTCGGCCCCCGCCCGGGCCACCGAGGCCCCCAGGACGCGGTCCCCGGTGCCCGCGACCCGGACCGGCCCCACCGCGACGAGCGGCACGGACCGCACGGGCACCCCCACGCTCACCCCCGGCGGTACGGCGACGCCGCAGCGGCCGCCCACGCCCACGGCGACCAGCCCGACGCCGACCCCTTCGCCTCCGCCGTCCGCCACCCCGACCCCCACGCCGACACCGAGCGCGACGCCGACCGAGACCACCACCGAGACCCCCACCGCGGCCCCGCCGACCACCCCCGGCCCGAGCCCGCCCGAGACACCGGCCCCCGACGAGCCCACCGACGACTACGACTCCTCCCCACCCCCGTCCGAATCGCCCCCGCCGGAGTCGCCGCCGCCCGAGCCGAGCCCGTCCGCGTCGATCACGTCCTCGCCGTCTCTGCCACCACCCGAAGTGACGCCCTGGGAGGGCGTCGTCGAGTCGCTGCGCATCCTTCGCTTCGACGGGACCACGGTCACCGCGCGCGTCGGCGTGGCCGGTTCCGGCCCGGTCACCCTGAGCGTGCGGTTCGCCCAGGGGCACACGGCCGGCTCCCTGTCCCCCGTGGGCCCGGCTCGTGCCCACACGCTCACCGGACGGGCCGTGCACACCGTCACCACGCGCGCGAACCTCGCCACGCCCGGCTGCGACACCCGGCTCGTCCGCCGCGTGACCGTCGCCACGCGACCCGCCGCGCCCGGCGGCGCACGCAGCGCGCTCGCCGTCGTCTCCGGCCCGCCGTGCCCGCCCCCGCGGATGTCGATCCCCTCGTTCTGGAACGTCACGACCGGCCGCGCCCGCTGA
- a CDS encoding MurR/RpiR family transcriptional regulator yields MSGGALGRIQTELPRLPEALRKVGELILADPAEAARSTIVTLAERSGTSPATVTRFCRAFGFAGYSELRVALATETGRAAQAGWGLGVIGQEIGPGDPLDAVVETMAVADARLIQETAAQLDLGVVAKVADAIVAAGQVVMFGMSTSGEVAGMLSGRLRRIRIPCWSYCDPHQGLAHAALLGEGDVAIGVSHQGRTREVLEAMAEADGRGATTVAVTSFARSPLAELADLVLTTASRETTFRPSGLAAIHSQLFVLDVVYVAVAQRTYERANEAFDRTIRALDSHRVERN; encoded by the coding sequence GTGTCCGGTGGTGCCCTTGGGCGCATCCAGACCGAGCTGCCGCGGCTACCCGAGGCCCTGCGCAAGGTGGGCGAGCTGATCCTGGCGGATCCGGCCGAGGCGGCCCGCTCCACGATCGTCACGCTCGCCGAGCGCAGCGGCACCTCCCCGGCGACCGTCACCCGGTTCTGCCGGGCGTTCGGCTTCGCCGGGTACTCCGAGCTGCGGGTCGCGCTCGCCACCGAGACCGGGCGCGCCGCCCAGGCCGGCTGGGGGCTCGGGGTGATCGGCCAGGAGATCGGCCCCGGCGACCCGCTCGACGCGGTCGTGGAGACGATGGCCGTCGCCGACGCCCGGCTCATCCAGGAGACCGCCGCCCAGCTCGACCTCGGCGTCGTCGCCAAGGTCGCCGACGCGATCGTCGCGGCCGGTCAGGTGGTGATGTTCGGCATGTCGACCAGCGGCGAGGTGGCCGGCATGCTGAGCGGCCGGCTGCGCCGGATCCGCATCCCGTGCTGGAGCTACTGCGACCCGCACCAGGGACTGGCGCACGCGGCGCTGCTCGGCGAGGGCGACGTCGCGATCGGCGTCTCCCACCAGGGCCGCACCCGGGAGGTGCTGGAGGCGATGGCCGAGGCCGACGGCCGCGGGGCGACCACCGTCGCGGTCACCTCCTTCGCCCGGTCGCCGCTCGCCGAGCTCGCCGACCTCGTGCTCACCACGGCGAGCCGGGAGACGACCTTCCGGCCCTCCGGCCTCGCCGCGATCCACTCCCAGCTGTTCGTGCTGGACGTGGTGTACGTCGCGGTCGCCCAGCGCACCTACGAGCGGGCGAACGAGGCCTTCGACCGCACGATCAGAGCCCTGGACAGCCACCGAGTCGAAAGGAACTGA
- a CDS encoding SPFH domain-containing protein, protein MTKTSLVAADVTPDVASPQIKEFPAKEINGWPVLVLTLAGLIAGPALIVVGAVRSDSGPGLAAALIAAGVLVVLAAIVVSTGLVAVAPGEARVIQLLGRYKGTVRTQGLRCVLPFTQKTRISTRIRNHETGIAKVNDADGNPIEIAAVVVWQVEDTAMAQFAVDDFVEFVAFQAETAVRHIAGSYPYDSTEGGQLSLRENADEITGRMSDEIAARVASAGVRIIESRITRLAYAPEIAQAMLRRQQAGAVVAARQRIVEGAVGMVEAALARLDEHDVIDLDEERKAAMVSNLLVVLCGDRDVQPVVNTGSLYQ, encoded by the coding sequence GTGACCAAGACCTCGCTGGTGGCGGCGGACGTCACGCCGGACGTTGCGTCCCCGCAGATCAAGGAGTTCCCGGCCAAGGAGATCAACGGCTGGCCGGTGCTCGTCCTGACGCTGGCGGGCCTGATCGCCGGGCCCGCGCTGATCGTCGTCGGCGCGGTCCGGAGCGATTCGGGACCCGGCCTCGCCGCAGCGCTGATCGCGGCCGGTGTGCTCGTCGTGCTCGCCGCGATCGTCGTCTCCACCGGCCTGGTGGCGGTGGCGCCCGGGGAGGCCCGGGTGATCCAGCTGCTCGGCCGCTACAAGGGGACCGTGCGCACGCAGGGTCTGCGCTGCGTGCTCCCGTTCACCCAGAAGACCCGCATCTCGACCCGGATCCGCAACCACGAGACGGGCATCGCGAAGGTGAACGACGCGGACGGCAACCCCATCGAGATCGCCGCGGTCGTGGTCTGGCAGGTCGAGGACACCGCGATGGCCCAGTTCGCGGTCGACGACTTCGTGGAGTTCGTCGCCTTCCAGGCGGAGACCGCGGTGCGGCACATCGCCGGCAGCTACCCGTACGACTCGACCGAGGGCGGCCAGCTCTCGCTGCGGGAGAACGCGGACGAGATCACCGGCCGGATGTCCGACGAGATCGCGGCCCGCGTCGCCTCCGCGGGCGTCAGGATCATCGAGTCCCGGATCACCCGGCTCGCGTACGCCCCCGAGATCGCGCAGGCGATGCTGCGGCGCCAGCAGGCCGGTGCGGTCGTGGCCGCCCGGCAGCGTATCGTCGAGGGCGCCGTCGGCATGGTCGAGGCCGCGCTCGCCAGGCTCGACGAGCACGACGTCATCGACCTGGACGAGGAGCGCAAGGCCGCGATGGTCAGCAACCTGCTCGTCGTCCTGTGCGGCGACCGCGACGTGCAGCCCGTGGTGAACACCGGTTCGCTCTACCAGTAA
- a CDS encoding alkaline phosphatase D family protein produces MAKLSNPFTLGVASGEPLPDGVIIWTRLAPEPLSRASVPGGMPNQNVKVRWQVAEDERFTRIAAEGTATATPAHAHSVHVKVDGLRPGTEYFYRFRVGAPFADTTSPVGRTRTAPARDADTPLRFAFVSCQRYEHGYYTVYRHIAQQRPDLVVHLGDYIYEYGKPANPAPGRYVRKLEPPEAECKTLPAYRNRYARIKSDPDLQAAHAAAPWVTIWDDHEVKNDYAGKLPGDGSDPAAFLRRRTAAYQAYWEHLPLRVRPSGDALQMYRWRPYGKVADLLLLDSRQYRTKTSMLGADQERWLLTRLAESQARWRVVAEPLFFSRRLFAGNRTSADAWDAFAAERTRIVDAVRASGRPNLVVISGDVHNHWAAEVLTDFADPASPSVGVEFVGSSVTSAPPETDVDAVLRLNPHIKFFDGHRGYVWCEADGESFTAEYRVVDHVDRPGAPVRTVARFSVVDGRLKRADA; encoded by the coding sequence ATGGCGAAGTTGTCGAATCCATTCACCCTGGGCGTCGCATCCGGAGAACCGCTGCCGGACGGCGTCATCATCTGGACCCGGCTCGCCCCCGAGCCGCTCAGCCGCGCCTCCGTGCCCGGCGGCATGCCGAACCAGAACGTCAAGGTGCGCTGGCAGGTGGCCGAGGACGAGCGGTTCACCCGGATCGCCGCCGAGGGCACCGCGACCGCCACCCCGGCCCACGCGCACAGCGTGCACGTGAAGGTGGACGGGCTGCGGCCGGGCACCGAGTACTTCTACCGGTTCCGCGTCGGCGCGCCGTTCGCGGACACCACCAGCCCGGTGGGCCGTACCCGGACCGCGCCGGCCCGGGACGCGGACACGCCGCTGCGCTTCGCGTTCGTCTCCTGCCAGCGCTACGAGCACGGGTACTACACCGTCTACCGGCACATCGCCCAGCAGCGGCCGGACCTCGTCGTCCACCTCGGCGACTACATCTACGAGTACGGCAAGCCCGCCAATCCCGCCCCCGGGCGGTACGTGCGCAAGCTGGAGCCGCCGGAGGCCGAGTGCAAGACGCTGCCCGCCTACCGCAACCGGTACGCGCGCATCAAGTCCGACCCCGACCTGCAGGCCGCGCACGCCGCCGCGCCGTGGGTGACGATCTGGGACGACCACGAGGTGAAGAACGACTACGCCGGGAAGCTGCCCGGCGACGGCTCGGACCCGGCCGCGTTCCTGCGCCGCCGTACCGCCGCGTACCAGGCCTACTGGGAGCACCTCCCGCTGCGGGTGCGCCCGTCCGGCGACGCGCTGCAGATGTACCGGTGGCGGCCGTACGGCAAGGTCGCCGACCTGCTGCTGCTCGACTCCCGGCAGTACCGCACCAAGACCTCGATGCTCGGCGCGGACCAGGAGCGGTGGCTGCTCACCCGGCTCGCCGAGTCGCAGGCCCGGTGGCGGGTGGTCGCCGAGCCGTTGTTCTTCTCCCGCCGCCTGTTCGCCGGCAACCGGACGAGCGCCGACGCCTGGGACGCCTTCGCGGCCGAGCGCACCCGCATCGTCGACGCGGTGCGCGCCTCCGGGAGGCCGAACCTCGTCGTGATCAGCGGGGACGTGCACAACCACTGGGCGGCCGAGGTGCTCACCGACTTCGCCGACCCGGCCTCGCCCTCGGTCGGGGTGGAGTTCGTCGGCAGCTCGGTGACGAGCGCGCCGCCGGAGACCGACGTCGACGCGGTGCTGCGGCTCAACCCGCACATCAAGTTCTTCGACGGGCACCGGGGGTACGTGTGGTGCGAGGCGGACGGGGAGAGCTTCACCGCCGAGTACCGGGTCGTCGACCACGTGGACCGGCCGGGGGCGCCGGTGCGCACGGTGGCCCGTTTCTCGGTGGTCGACGGCCGTCTCAAAAGGGCGGACGCCTGA
- a CDS encoding TetR/AcrR family transcriptional regulator, with the protein MKIGDNPGDTATTEDGPPERGAVDERHEWRRASRRRATRRGTRPADGSGRREYLVKLAAEIFARKGFQATTVREIAREAGILSGSLYHHFDSKESIVDEVLSTFLRDLLARYRAVLDAGGEPREVVAAMVRIGFEALVPHRAAITVMQNDWNYLRSLPGDRFGYLVAAEEEVERMWVEQIRRGQAEGQFRTDVDPKLTYRMIRDTIWVTVRWFRPDGPLDAAALADNFIAILFDGLAAGHRAAHATAATGRGG; encoded by the coding sequence GTGAAAATCGGCGATAACCCGGGCGACACCGCAACCACCGAGGACGGCCCGCCCGAACGCGGCGCCGTCGACGAACGGCACGAGTGGCGCCGGGCGTCCCGGCGGCGCGCGACGCGCCGGGGCACGCGACCGGCGGACGGATCCGGCCGACGCGAGTACCTCGTGAAACTAGCCGCGGAGATTTTCGCGCGGAAGGGATTCCAGGCGACCACGGTCCGGGAGATCGCCAGGGAGGCGGGCATCCTCTCCGGCAGCCTCTACCACCACTTCGACTCCAAGGAGTCGATCGTGGACGAGGTGCTGTCGACGTTCCTGAGGGACCTGCTCGCCCGCTACCGGGCCGTGCTCGACGCCGGGGGCGAGCCGCGCGAGGTGGTCGCCGCGATGGTGCGCATCGGCTTCGAGGCGCTGGTGCCGCACCGCGCCGCGATCACCGTGATGCAGAACGACTGGAACTACCTGCGCTCGCTGCCCGGCGACCGCTTCGGCTACCTGGTCGCGGCCGAGGAGGAGGTCGAGCGCATGTGGGTGGAGCAGATCAGGCGCGGCCAGGCCGAGGGGCAGTTCCGCACCGACGTCGACCCCAAGCTCACCTACCGGATGATCCGCGACACGATCTGGGTGACCGTGCGCTGGTTCCGGCCCGACGGGCCGCTCGACGCGGCCGCGCTCGCCGACAACTTCATCGCGATCCTGTTCGACGGCCTGGCCGCCGGTCACCGGGCCGCGCACGCGACCGCCGCGACCGGCCGGGGCGGATGA
- the ngcE gene encoding N-acetylglucosamine/diacetylchitobiose ABC transporter substrate-binding protein gives MSFFPVNGPRNDSPGRGLSRRQLLRAAVGAGVALPFAAACATPVGGGGGGGSQPAVTGTVSAENPLGVPANEPFEVVIFDGGFGDAYARNIHQPLFRTKHPDVQIKHTATKEIAKTLQPRFASGNPPEFVNNSGDNAMDFGALIQDDQIADLTPLLDAPSWDDPNVKVRDTILPTAIEFGSYDGVFRVLPYANTVWGIWYSTKLFDENGWQVPKTWDEFLALCETIKKSGKCAPFTYAGKHPFYIYETILTLAAKIGGPDVLRNIDNLEDGAWKAEPVLTAATAFAEVGAKYLMQGTIGLDHIQTQTAHNKYQVAMLPNGSWLENEQKDSTPPDFGYAVFPLPSFSDSDAMPYGTLHSRPGEEYFVSAKSRNPRAGMEYMRAMLSKQGAGQFTELVSTLTVVKGAAEGRKLSPGLASASAALQAAGDNTVYFRFRQWYAELHDEVAAATGQLMSGRLTPQAWAERIQRKSEQIKRDDSVKKFQR, from the coding sequence ATGTCGTTCTTCCCCGTGAACGGTCCCCGCAACGACTCGCCCGGCCGCGGCCTGAGCAGGCGGCAGCTGCTCAGGGCGGCGGTCGGCGCCGGAGTGGCGCTGCCGTTCGCCGCGGCCTGCGCGACCCCGGTCGGCGGCGGTGGCGGCGGCGGGTCGCAGCCCGCGGTCACCGGCACGGTGAGCGCCGAGAACCCGCTCGGCGTGCCCGCGAACGAGCCGTTCGAGGTCGTGATCTTCGACGGCGGGTTCGGTGACGCGTACGCGCGCAACATCCACCAGCCGCTGTTCCGCACCAAGCACCCGGACGTGCAGATCAAGCACACCGCGACCAAGGAGATCGCCAAGACGCTCCAGCCGCGGTTCGCGAGCGGCAACCCGCCGGAGTTCGTCAACAACTCCGGCGACAACGCGATGGACTTCGGCGCGCTGATCCAGGACGACCAGATCGCCGACCTCACGCCGCTGCTCGACGCGCCGAGCTGGGACGACCCCAACGTCAAGGTGCGCGACACGATCCTGCCGACCGCGATCGAGTTCGGCAGCTACGACGGCGTGTTCCGGGTGCTGCCGTACGCCAACACCGTCTGGGGCATCTGGTACTCGACCAAGCTGTTCGACGAGAACGGCTGGCAGGTCCCCAAGACCTGGGACGAGTTCCTCGCCCTGTGCGAGACGATCAAGAAGTCCGGCAAGTGCGCGCCGTTCACCTACGCCGGCAAGCACCCGTTCTACATCTACGAGACCATCCTCACGCTCGCCGCGAAGATCGGCGGCCCGGACGTGCTGCGCAACATCGACAACCTCGAGGACGGCGCGTGGAAGGCCGAGCCGGTGCTCACCGCCGCCACCGCGTTCGCCGAGGTCGGCGCGAAGTACCTGATGCAGGGCACGATCGGGCTCGACCACATCCAGACGCAGACCGCGCACAACAAGTACCAGGTGGCGATGCTGCCGAACGGCTCCTGGCTGGAGAACGAGCAGAAGGACTCCACCCCGCCGGACTTCGGCTACGCGGTGTTCCCGCTGCCCTCGTTCTCCGACTCCGACGCCATGCCGTACGGCACGCTGCACTCGCGGCCCGGCGAGGAGTACTTCGTGTCGGCGAAGTCACGCAACCCGCGGGCCGGCATGGAGTACATGCGGGCGATGCTCTCCAAGCAGGGCGCCGGGCAGTTCACCGAGCTGGTCAGCACGCTCACCGTGGTGAAGGGCGCGGCGGAGGGGCGCAAGCTCAGCCCCGGCCTGGCGAGCGCGTCGGCGGCGCTGCAGGCGGCCGGGGACAACACCGTCTACTTCCGGTTCCGGCAGTGGTACGCCGAGCTGCACGACGAGGTCGCCGCGGCGACCGGCCAGCTCATGAGCGGGCGGCTCACCCCGCAGGCGTGGGCCGAGCGCATCCAGCGCAAGTCCGAGCAGATCAAGCGCGACGACTCGGTCAAGAAGTTCCAGCGGTGA
- a CDS encoding carbohydrate ABC transporter permease, with the protein MTISRAEVRQARRVRLGPLSYLSHVALVVWTILVVVPLAWTFLASFKSEDEIFSGAWTFPAVPRFDNWARAWEQAHVGQYFLNSVIVVACSTFGTMLLGSMAAYVLSRYRFRGNRAIYLLFVSGLAFPVYLALTPLFFVVQNMGQLPLIGQFIGLNTHGGLILVYIAYSLPFTVFFLAAFFRTLPTAVAEAAFVDGASHTRVFFQIMLPMARPGIVSVTIFNVLGQWNQYQLPLVLLSGEARDKWVLTQGIASISTAAGYDADWSALFAALSMAILPMIIIYTVFQRQIQAGLTAGALK; encoded by the coding sequence ATGACCATCTCCCGTGCCGAGGTCCGGCAGGCGCGCCGGGTACGGCTCGGCCCGCTGTCGTACCTGTCGCATGTGGCGCTCGTGGTGTGGACGATCCTCGTCGTCGTGCCGCTCGCCTGGACCTTCCTCGCGTCGTTCAAGAGCGAGGACGAGATCTTCAGCGGCGCCTGGACGTTCCCGGCGGTGCCGCGGTTCGACAACTGGGCCCGCGCCTGGGAACAGGCGCACGTGGGGCAGTACTTCCTCAACAGCGTGATCGTGGTGGCGTGCAGCACGTTCGGCACGATGCTGCTCGGCTCGATGGCCGCCTACGTGCTCTCCCGCTACCGGTTCCGCGGCAACCGGGCGATCTACCTGCTGTTCGTGTCCGGGCTGGCGTTCCCGGTCTACCTGGCGCTCACCCCGCTGTTCTTCGTGGTGCAGAACATGGGGCAGCTGCCGCTGATCGGCCAGTTCATCGGGCTCAACACGCACGGCGGGCTCATCCTCGTCTACATCGCCTACTCGCTGCCGTTCACGGTGTTCTTCCTCGCCGCGTTCTTCCGCACGCTGCCGACCGCGGTGGCGGAGGCGGCGTTCGTGGACGGCGCCTCGCACACCCGGGTGTTCTTCCAGATCATGCTGCCGATGGCCCGGCCCGGCATCGTCAGCGTGACGATCTTCAACGTGCTCGGGCAGTGGAACCAGTACCAGCTTCCGCTCGTGCTGCTCAGCGGCGAGGCCCGGGACAAGTGGGTGCTCACCCAGGGCATCGCGAGCATCTCCACCGCGGCCGGCTACGACGCCGACTGGTCGGCGCTGTTCGCCGCGCTGAGCATGGCGATCCTGCCGATGATCATCATCTACACGGTGTTCCAGCGGCAGATCCAGGCCGGGCTCACCGCGGGCGCGCTGAAGTAG
- a CDS encoding carbohydrate ABC transporter permease, which translates to MTHGRTRFIIGFLAFPVLLYLVYVISPYAQAFYIAMTNWRGVNANPQFVGLENFRRLLDDAVFWKAVWHNLLLLILLPVGTITIALFFAYLLNVGGEGRGVGGIRGSGFYKVVFFFPQVLAVAIIAVLFQQVFRPDRGGMLNGPLMALGLEPIGFLSNPDIALWSVLGVLIWQAVGFYVVLFSAGMASIPKEMYEAAQIDGAGRAAMFFRVTLPLLWDTVQVGWVYLGIAALDVFAVVWVMTAEQGGPDHSTTVIAAEIYRNAFDYFKFGYASAMGVVLFFFTIGFAVLALRLSRRERIEY; encoded by the coding sequence ATGACCCACGGCAGAACGCGATTCATCATCGGGTTCCTCGCGTTCCCGGTGCTCCTCTACCTCGTCTACGTGATCTCCCCCTACGCGCAGGCGTTCTACATCGCGATGACGAACTGGCGGGGGGTGAACGCGAACCCGCAGTTCGTCGGGCTGGAGAACTTCCGCAGGCTGCTCGACGACGCGGTCTTCTGGAAGGCGGTCTGGCACAACCTGCTGCTGCTCATCCTGCTGCCGGTGGGCACGATCACCATCGCGCTGTTCTTCGCCTACCTGCTCAACGTGGGCGGCGAAGGGCGCGGCGTCGGCGGCATCCGCGGGTCCGGCTTCTACAAGGTGGTGTTCTTCTTCCCGCAGGTGCTCGCGGTCGCCATCATCGCGGTGCTGTTCCAGCAGGTGTTCCGGCCGGACCGGGGCGGCATGCTCAACGGGCCGCTCATGGCCCTCGGCCTCGAGCCGATCGGCTTCCTGTCCAACCCGGACATCGCGCTGTGGTCGGTGCTCGGGGTGCTGATCTGGCAGGCGGTCGGGTTCTACGTCGTGCTGTTCTCCGCCGGCATGGCGTCGATCCCGAAGGAGATGTACGAGGCCGCGCAGATCGACGGGGCCGGCCGGGCCGCGATGTTCTTCCGGGTGACGCTGCCGCTGCTCTGGGACACCGTGCAGGTCGGCTGGGTCTACCTCGGCATCGCCGCGCTGGACGTGTTCGCCGTGGTGTGGGTGATGACCGCCGAGCAGGGCGGGCCCGACCACTCCACGACCGTGATCGCGGCGGAGATCTACCGGAACGCGTTCGACTACTTCAAGTTCGGCTACGCCTCGGCGATGGGCGTGGTGCTGTTCTTCTTCACGATCGGCTTCGCGGTGCTGGCCCTGCGGCTGTCCCGCCGCGAGCGGATCGAGTACTAG
- a CDS encoding sugar isomerase domain-containing protein, whose product MDIGATEYVQRVEELVREVSRSQLDQVRRAADLITASLRADGVVQAFGSGHSEAIAMEIAGRAGGLIPTNRLSLRDLVLYGGEPPEILTRELERDPTVAKRIYELAPVRPQDVFVLISSSGVNGSIVEMATLVKERGHPLIALTSVRHSQAMTSRHPSGRKLLDLADVVLDNGAPYGDAVLELPGGTATGAVSTITSALLAQMIVAEVVRTLLEAGETPPVYRSVNVVGGDEHNRELEARYEGRIRRGA is encoded by the coding sequence GTGGACATCGGCGCCACCGAGTACGTCCAGCGCGTGGAGGAACTGGTTCGCGAGGTCTCGCGGAGCCAGCTCGACCAGGTGCGGCGGGCCGCGGACCTCATCACGGCCTCGCTGCGCGCGGACGGGGTCGTGCAGGCCTTCGGCTCCGGCCACTCCGAGGCGATCGCGATGGAGATCGCGGGCCGCGCGGGCGGACTCATCCCCACCAACCGCCTATCCTTGCGTGACCTGGTCCTGTACGGCGGGGAACCGCCGGAGATCCTCACCCGGGAGCTGGAGCGCGACCCCACCGTCGCCAAGCGGATCTACGAGCTGGCGCCGGTGCGGCCGCAGGACGTCTTCGTGCTCATCTCCAGCTCCGGCGTGAACGGCTCGATCGTCGAGATGGCCACGCTCGTCAAGGAGCGCGGCCACCCGTTGATCGCGCTCACCTCGGTTCGGCACAGCCAGGCGATGACGTCCCGCCACCCGTCCGGACGCAAGCTGCTCGACCTGGCCGACGTGGTGCTCGACAACGGCGCGCCGTACGGCGACGCGGTGCTGGAGCTGCCCGGAGGCACGGCGACCGGCGCGGTGTCCACGATCACCTCGGCGCTGCTCGCGCAGATGATCGTCGCCGAGGTGGTGCGCACGCTGCTCGAGGCGGGGGAGACCCCGCCGGTGTACCGATCGGTGAACGTCGTCGGGGGCGACGAACACAACCGGGAACTGGAGGCCCGCTACGAGGGGCGCATTCGCCGCGGGGCCTAG
- a CDS encoding DNA alkylation repair protein, producing MTPLQKAVREALQEVADPAKAPVMQAYMKSAMPFLGVQAGPRRAALRAVFAEHRIESAPEWRRAVLALWREAEYREERYAAIELSGFRYYRRFQTLYTVPMYEEMIVTGAWWDLVDDIAIRRIGPLLRAYPDTMRPLMLEWAHDPDLWKRRTAILCQNKFGRDTDTGLLYACIEPSLSDVDFFARKAIGWALREYAKVNPDEVVRYVNATGITGLSRREALKNLPVD from the coding sequence ATGACCCCGCTGCAGAAGGCCGTGCGGGAGGCGCTGCAGGAGGTCGCCGACCCCGCCAAGGCCCCGGTGATGCAGGCGTACATGAAGTCGGCCATGCCGTTCCTCGGGGTGCAGGCCGGGCCGCGTCGCGCCGCGCTGCGCGCGGTCTTCGCCGAGCACCGCATCGAGTCCGCGCCCGAGTGGCGGCGGGCGGTGCTCGCGCTGTGGCGGGAGGCCGAGTACCGCGAGGAGCGGTACGCCGCGATCGAGTTGTCCGGGTTCCGCTACTACCGGCGCTTCCAGACGCTCTACACGGTGCCGATGTACGAGGAGATGATCGTCACCGGGGCGTGGTGGGACCTGGTCGACGACATCGCGATCCGCCGCATCGGCCCGCTGCTGCGCGCCTACCCGGACACGATGCGGCCGCTCATGCTGGAGTGGGCGCACGACCCCGACCTGTGGAAGCGCCGCACCGCGATCCTCTGCCAGAACAAGTTCGGCCGCGACACCGACACCGGGCTGCTGTACGCGTGCATCGAGCCGAGCCTGTCCGACGTGGACTTCTTCGCCCGCAAGGCGATCGGGTGGGCGCTGCGCGAGTACGCCAAGGTCAACCCGGACGAGGTCGTCCGGTACGTCAACGCCACGGGCATCACCGGGCTGAGCCGCCGCGAGGCGCTGAAGAACCTGCCCGTGGACTGA